One stretch of Anguilla anguilla isolate fAngAng1 chromosome 5, fAngAng1.pri, whole genome shotgun sequence DNA includes these proteins:
- the ctnnd1 gene encoding catenin delta-1 isoform X3 — MEQCESAASLLASVREQEVQFERLTRALEEERRRAGPPSTLPRPFPNPQNCLVSGDAELERLKISEGYVNGTQYRMLDPGQLVEETVTVEEDPQDIPSISVETDEDGNTRRTETTVKKVVKTITTRTVIPSVSDTLSLDDGPPVTGPPMGHGGYATVDRMYRQGGGGVADYPTSTVPRNYHYGPPAGYEDYRPGPPSEAYSSLSRGARMDERYRPVDGYRTLDSGYRGPARQQLDPYAAQPQVRMGSNVDLQRFVPEPYGLEDDQRSLGYDEPDYGMGPPPHYGTVPRLGPARYGPPRRVGSYEGALDRDMSEMHYWGGGAPLAQGERGSMASLDSTLRKGPPPTGWRQPELPEVIAMLNYRLDPVKSNAAAFLQHLTYKNDKVKSEVRRMKGIPSLVSLLDNPRKEVHHAACGALKNISYGRDHDNKIAIKNCDGVPALVRLLRKATDQDLTDTITGTLWNLSSHDSVKMEIVDHALNALSTEVMVLHSGLEQGGAEESCKPRHLEWEASLTNTTGCLRNVSSERSEARRKLRECTGLVDSVMYIVQSQIDRKEVDNKLTENSVCLLRNLSYQVHREIPGFERYQEAAPINQGPAPSSSQKTGCFSSRKGKDEWFSKGKREADDPTADMIDIPKRTTPAKGFELLFQPEVVRVYTSLLKESKNPVVLEAAAGAVQNLCAGRWTYGRYIRAVLRQEKGLPMMTELLTHGNDRVVRAMSGALRNLAIDARNRDLLGKHAVPNLVANLPAVGQQQPVRALSEETVVSVLSTLAEVLGSSVDAAKTLRAAQGIERLVLINKDGNRTEREVRGAGQVLQTVWGFKELRKTLEKDGWKKTDFMVNLNPPTAPRSNGAYEDSTLPLMDRGEKMDREADMIPLNDMGPDAYSTLDPRERRNTLDNSLDMADRDDVQGELYGARVGSLPLVDSYDG, encoded by the exons TACAGGATGTTGGACCCGGGTCAACTCGTGGAGGAGACTGTTACCGTGGAAGAGGACCCCCAAGATATCCCCTCCATCTCCGTGGAGACCGATGAGGATGGAAACACGCGCCGCACTGAGACCACG GTTAAGAAGGTGGTGAAGACCATCACCACGCGCACCGTCATCCCGTCCGTGTCAGACACCCTCTCCCTGGACGACGGGCCCCCTGTGACCGGCCCCCCCATGGGGCACGGGGGCTATGCCACCGTGGACCGAATGTACCggcagggtgggggcggggtggcggaTTACCCAACCTCCACCGTACCACGGAACTACCACTACGGCCCCCCGGCGGGGTACGAGGACTACCGGCCCGGGCCCCCCTCTGAGGCCTACTCCAGTCTGAGCCGCGGGGCTCGCATGGACGAGCGCTACCG GCCGGTGGACGGGTACCGCACGCTGGACTCGGGGTACCGTGGCCCGGCCCGGCAGCAGCTGGACCCCTACGCTGCGCAGCCGCAGGTGCGCATGGGCAGCAACGTGGACCTGCAGCGCTTCGTCCCCGAGCCCTACGGCCTGGAGGACGACCAGCGCAGCCTGGGCTACGACGAGCCCGACTACGGCATGGGGCCCCCGCCTCACTACGGCACCGTGCCCCGCCTGGGCCCTGCGCGCTACGGGCCCCCCCGCAGAGTGGG gAGCTACGAGGGCGCTCTGGACCGGGACATGAGCGAAATGCATTACTGGGGTGGAGGAGCCCCCCTGGCccagggggagaggggcagcaTGGCCTCTTTGGACAGCACCCTGCGCAAGGGCCCCCCTCCGACTGGCTGGAGACAGCCGGAGCTACCCGAGGTCATCGCCATGCTCAACTACCGCCTGGACCCGGTCAAGAGCAATGCTGCCGCCTTCCTGCAGCACCTCACCTACAAGAACGACAAG GTGAAGTCGGAGGTGCGGAGGATGAAGGGGATCCCCTCGCTGGTGTCTCTGCTGGACAACCCCAGAAAGGAGGTGCACCACGCTGCCTGTGGAGCCCTGAAGAACATCTCCTACGGCCGAGACCACGACAACAAGATCGCCATCAAGAACTGCGACGGGGTGCCTGCGCTGGTGCGTCTGCTGAGGAAGGCCACAGACCAGGACCTGACCGACACCATCACAG GTACCCTGTGGAACCTGTCGTCCCACGACTCGGTGAAGATGGAGATTGTGGACCACGCCCTGAACGCGCTGTCCACGGAGGTGATGGTGCTGCACTCGGGCCTGGAGCAGGGGGGGGCCGAGGAGAGCTGCAAGCCCCGCCACCTGGAGTGGGAGGCGTCCCTGACCAACACCACCGGCTGCCTCAG gaaCGTGAGCTCGGAGCGCAGCGAGGCTCGCCGTAAGCTGAGGGAATGCACCGGATTGGTCGACTCGGTTATGTACATCGTCCAATCACAGATCGACCGCAAAGAAGTGGATAACAAG CTGACGGAGAACAGCGTGTGCCTTCTGCGGAACCTGTCCTATCAGGTCCACCGTGAGATCCCTGGGTTCGAGCGCTACCAGGAGGCCGCGCCCATAAaccagggccccgcccccagctcctCGCAGAAGACTGGCTGCTTCAGCTCACGCAAGGGCAAAG ACGAGTGGTTTTCTAAAG GGAAGAGAGAGGCTGATGACCCCACTGCGGACATGATTGACATTCCAAAGAGGACCACACCTGCCAAAG GGTTCGAGCTGCTGTTCCAGCCAGAGGTGGTGCGCGTCTACACCTCCCTGCTGAAAGAGAGCAAGAACCCCGTGGTGCTGGAGGCTGCAGCTGGAGCCGTCCAGAACCTGTGTGCTGGGCGCTGGACC TATGGACGCTATATCCGCGCGGTGCTGCGGCAGGAGAAGGGCTTGCCGATGATGACGGAGCTGCTGACGCACGGGAACGACCGTGTGGTGCGGGCCATGTCTGGAGCCCTGAGGAACCTCGCCATCGACGCCAGGAACAGGGACCTGCTCG GGAAGCACGCCGTGCCGAACCTGGTGGCGAACCTGCCGGCGGTGGGACAGCAGCAGCCGGTGCGCGCGCTGTCGGAGGAGACGGTGGTGTCCGTGCTCAGCACGCTGGCCGAGGTGCTGGGCTCCAGCGTGGACGCCGCCAAAACACTGCGCGCCGCGCAGGGCATCGAGAGGCTGGTGCTCATCAACAAGGACGG GAACCGGACTGAGCGTGAGGTtcgaggggcggggcaggtccTGCAGACGGTGTGGGGCTTTAAGGAGCTCCGTAAGACGCTGGAGAAGGACGGCTGGAAAAAGACGGATTTCATGGTGAACCTGAacccccccactgcaccccgCAGCAACGGGGCCTACGAGGACAGCACCCTGCCACTCATGGATCGTG gAGAGAAGATGGACAGAGAGGCTGACATGATCCCTCTGAATGATATGGGACCAG ATGCGTACTCCACACTAGAtcccagagagaggagaaataCTTTAGACAATTCTCTGGACATGGCAGACAGAGATGATGTACAG gggGAGTTATATGGGGCCAGAGTGGGCTCCCTGCCTCTGGTTGACTCTTACGATGGTTAg
- the ctnnd1 gene encoding catenin delta-1 isoform X6, whose translation MEQCESAASLLASVREQEVQFERLTRALEEERRRAGPPSTLPRPFPNPQNCLVSGDAELERLKISEGYVNGTQYRMLDPGQLVEETVTVEEDPQDIPSISVETDEDGNTRRTETTVKKVVKTITTRTVIPSVSDTLSLDDGPPVTGPPMGHGGYATVDRMYRQGGGGVADYPTSTVPRNYHYGPPAGYEDYRPGPPSEAYSSLSRGARMDERYRPVDGYRTLDSGYRGPARQQLDPYAAQPQVRMGSNVDLQRFVPEPYGLEDDQRSLGYDEPDYGMGPPPHYGTVPRLGPARYGPPRRVGSYEGALDRDMSEMHYWGGGAPLAQGERGSMASLDSTLRKGPPPTGWRQPELPEVIAMLNYRLDPVKSNAAAFLQHLTYKNDKVKSEVRRMKGIPSLVSLLDNPRKEVHHAACGALKNISYGRDHDNKIAIKNCDGVPALVRLLRKATDQDLTDTITGTLWNLSSHDSVKMEIVDHALNALSTEVMVLHSGLEQGGAEESCKPRHLEWEASLTNTTGCLRNVSSERSEARRKLRECTGLVDSVMYIVQSQIDRKEVDNKLTENSVCLLRNLSYQVHREIPGFERYQEAAPINQGPAPSSSQKTGCFSSRKGKDEWFSKGKREADDPTADMIDIPKRTTPAKGFELLFQPEVVRVYTSLLKESKNPVVLEAAAGAVQNLCAGRWTYGRYIRAVLRQEKGLCVCVCVCVCVCVCVCNVCVCVSLSMDAISARCCGRRRACVCVCVCNVCVCVCLSVWTLYPRGAAAGEGLVCVCVCVCV comes from the exons TACAGGATGTTGGACCCGGGTCAACTCGTGGAGGAGACTGTTACCGTGGAAGAGGACCCCCAAGATATCCCCTCCATCTCCGTGGAGACCGATGAGGATGGAAACACGCGCCGCACTGAGACCACG GTTAAGAAGGTGGTGAAGACCATCACCACGCGCACCGTCATCCCGTCCGTGTCAGACACCCTCTCCCTGGACGACGGGCCCCCTGTGACCGGCCCCCCCATGGGGCACGGGGGCTATGCCACCGTGGACCGAATGTACCggcagggtgggggcggggtggcggaTTACCCAACCTCCACCGTACCACGGAACTACCACTACGGCCCCCCGGCGGGGTACGAGGACTACCGGCCCGGGCCCCCCTCTGAGGCCTACTCCAGTCTGAGCCGCGGGGCTCGCATGGACGAGCGCTACCG GCCGGTGGACGGGTACCGCACGCTGGACTCGGGGTACCGTGGCCCGGCCCGGCAGCAGCTGGACCCCTACGCTGCGCAGCCGCAGGTGCGCATGGGCAGCAACGTGGACCTGCAGCGCTTCGTCCCCGAGCCCTACGGCCTGGAGGACGACCAGCGCAGCCTGGGCTACGACGAGCCCGACTACGGCATGGGGCCCCCGCCTCACTACGGCACCGTGCCCCGCCTGGGCCCTGCGCGCTACGGGCCCCCCCGCAGAGTGGG gAGCTACGAGGGCGCTCTGGACCGGGACATGAGCGAAATGCATTACTGGGGTGGAGGAGCCCCCCTGGCccagggggagaggggcagcaTGGCCTCTTTGGACAGCACCCTGCGCAAGGGCCCCCCTCCGACTGGCTGGAGACAGCCGGAGCTACCCGAGGTCATCGCCATGCTCAACTACCGCCTGGACCCGGTCAAGAGCAATGCTGCCGCCTTCCTGCAGCACCTCACCTACAAGAACGACAAG GTGAAGTCGGAGGTGCGGAGGATGAAGGGGATCCCCTCGCTGGTGTCTCTGCTGGACAACCCCAGAAAGGAGGTGCACCACGCTGCCTGTGGAGCCCTGAAGAACATCTCCTACGGCCGAGACCACGACAACAAGATCGCCATCAAGAACTGCGACGGGGTGCCTGCGCTGGTGCGTCTGCTGAGGAAGGCCACAGACCAGGACCTGACCGACACCATCACAG GTACCCTGTGGAACCTGTCGTCCCACGACTCGGTGAAGATGGAGATTGTGGACCACGCCCTGAACGCGCTGTCCACGGAGGTGATGGTGCTGCACTCGGGCCTGGAGCAGGGGGGGGCCGAGGAGAGCTGCAAGCCCCGCCACCTGGAGTGGGAGGCGTCCCTGACCAACACCACCGGCTGCCTCAG gaaCGTGAGCTCGGAGCGCAGCGAGGCTCGCCGTAAGCTGAGGGAATGCACCGGATTGGTCGACTCGGTTATGTACATCGTCCAATCACAGATCGACCGCAAAGAAGTGGATAACAAG CTGACGGAGAACAGCGTGTGCCTTCTGCGGAACCTGTCCTATCAGGTCCACCGTGAGATCCCTGGGTTCGAGCGCTACCAGGAGGCCGCGCCCATAAaccagggccccgcccccagctcctCGCAGAAGACTGGCTGCTTCAGCTCACGCAAGGGCAAAG ACGAGTGGTTTTCTAAAG GGAAGAGAGAGGCTGATGACCCCACTGCGGACATGATTGACATTCCAAAGAGGACCACACCTGCCAAAG GGTTCGAGCTGCTGTTCCAGCCAGAGGTGGTGCGCGTCTACACCTCCCTGCTGAAAGAGAGCAAGAACCCCGTGGTGCTGGAGGCTGCAGCTGGAGCCGTCCAGAACCTGTGTGCTGGGCGCTGGACC taTGGACGCTATATCCGCGCGGTGCTGCGGCAGGAGaagggcttgtgtgtgtgtgtgtgtgtgtgtgtgtgtgtgtgtgtgtgtgtgtgtaatgtgtgtgtgtgtgtgtctctcagtaTGGACGCTATATCCGCGCGGTGCTGCGGCAGGAgaagggcgtgtgtgtgtgtgtgtgtgtgtaatgtgtgtgtgtgtgtgtgtctctcagtaTGGACGCTATATCCGCGCGGTGCTGCGGCAGGAGaagggcttgtgtgtgtgtgtgtgtgtgtgtgtgtgtaa